From Mustela nigripes isolate SB6536 chromosome 13, MUSNIG.SB6536, whole genome shotgun sequence, one genomic window encodes:
- the LOC131999344 gene encoding basic salivary proline-rich protein 3-like, with protein sequence MVDASPGTVPPQPGTPATPAGGWRQQPPPWRPQPLPPPQRPAQGSEEAKEGGWKGKRAEGLRRLTGELLLPPPGWSAAGSGQEGAGGRRTREQRRRFPQGCGEEEAEIRSVGAGGRVPSPGSRRRRRRGPAGAHPTISHLAAGCPLSAERRPGRSSATSRTGARGLAAADSSRHAPAGTPPGGGGGGGGERVRPGQASRSPPPGSEKSRRTQETGSREAAGERGERTQVPHQPVPTGSSAGQLLTPARGEP encoded by the coding sequence ATGGTGGATGCCTCACCCGGAACGGTGCCCCCCCAGCCGGGAACCCCGGCCACCCCCGCAGGGGGGTGGCGGCAACAACCTCCGCCGTGGCGACCCCAGCCTCTTCCTCCGCCTCAGCGCCCAGCCCAGGGATCCGAGGAGGCCAAGGAGGGTGGGTGGAAAGGAAAAAGGGCAGAGGGGCTGCGAAGGCTGACTGGAGAGCTGCTCCTCCCGCCACCGGGGTGGAGCGCGGCGGGGTCCGGCCAGGAAGGAGCGGGCGGGCGGAGAACCCGGGAGCAGAGGCGGCGCTTCCCTCAGGGATGCggcgaggaggaagcagagatccGTTCGGTGGGGGCCGGCGGGAGGGTGCCGAGCCCAGGCtccaggcggcggcggcggcgcggtcCTGCCGGAGCCCACCCCACCATCTCCCACCTCGCCGCCGGCTGCCCGCTTAGCGCCGAGAGGCGGCCGGGGCGGTCCTCAGCCACGAGCAGGACCGGGGCGAGGGGCCTCGCGGCGGCGGATTCCTCCAGACACGCTCCAGCCGGGACGCCtccaggagggggaggagggggcggcggGGAGCGTGTGAGGCCAGGGCAGGCAAGCCGATCTCCCCCACCCGGGTCGGAGAAGAGCAGGCGTACTCAGGAGACAGGGTCCCGGGAGGCAGCGGGAGAGCGAGGAGAGCGGACGCAGGTCCCCCACCAGCCGGTGCCCACCGGCAGCTCGGCGGGCCAGCTCCTCACACCCGCCAGAGGGGAGCCGTGA